One bacterium BMS3Abin11 genomic region harbors:
- the merA_2 gene encoding mercuric reductase — translation MKKFDLVVIGGGTGGLIVTSVAAQLGLKVVMIERRDKLGGDCLQTGCVPSKTLIHAAKVASLMRRADEYGLKAVEPEVDLGRVSDHVQSVIDQIQVHDDPERFRDYGAEVIFGHACFTDPNTVEVNGQSIEGKRFVIATGSSPFIPPIPGLDEVPYLTNENIFSLRQLPARLIVLGGGAIGVEMAQAYARLGSHVTIVERLPHLLPQEDPEISDILAESLKEEGIDILTTTSAERVSKTDDIYHMRCSRKNESEIELECDALLVAVGRRPNVEGMGLDAAGVEYDNRGIKVDRRLRSTSRHIFACGDVAGPYPFTHMAEYQAGIVISNAIFRFPKKISYRVVPWVTYSDPELARVGITEQQAKEQGMEVDVLRFPFSGIDRALAEVETVGEMKLISRKGKILGATILGPHAGELIHEIVLAMQAGLKIGDISATIHAYPTLAQISRRTVNTYYGKKLFSDRTRKVVGWINRLLP, via the coding sequence ATGAAAAAGTTTGACCTGGTGGTTATCGGTGGTGGGACAGGCGGACTTATTGTCACCAGTGTTGCCGCACAATTAGGTCTAAAAGTGGTAATGATCGAACGACGTGACAAGCTCGGCGGAGATTGTTTACAGACAGGATGTGTGCCAAGTAAAACTCTTATTCATGCTGCAAAAGTCGCTTCATTAATGCGGCGGGCAGATGAATATGGACTTAAAGCCGTCGAGCCAGAGGTTGACCTTGGCCGAGTCAGCGACCACGTTCAGTCCGTCATTGATCAGATTCAGGTGCATGATGATCCTGAGCGTTTTCGAGACTATGGTGCGGAAGTGATATTTGGCCACGCCTGCTTCACCGATCCGAACACTGTTGAGGTCAATGGTCAAAGCATAGAGGGTAAACGCTTTGTTATCGCTACCGGTTCCAGTCCTTTTATACCGCCGATTCCGGGACTCGATGAGGTACCGTACCTGACTAATGAAAATATATTTTCCCTTCGACAATTGCCTGCGAGACTGATTGTACTAGGCGGCGGTGCGATCGGGGTGGAGATGGCACAGGCATACGCCAGGCTGGGCAGTCATGTGACGATCGTTGAACGGCTGCCGCATCTGCTGCCGCAGGAAGATCCTGAGATTAGTGACATACTGGCTGAAAGCTTAAAAGAGGAAGGCATAGACATCCTTACCACCACATCGGCGGAGCGTGTCAGCAAGACAGATGATATCTATCATATGCGATGCAGTCGTAAAAATGAGAGCGAGATTGAACTTGAATGCGATGCTTTGCTGGTGGCTGTCGGCAGAAGACCCAACGTAGAAGGCATGGGGCTGGATGCTGCGGGAGTTGAATACGATAACAGGGGCATCAAGGTCGACAGACGATTGCGCAGCACAAGCAGGCATATCTTTGCCTGCGGCGATGTGGCCGGGCCTTACCCGTTTACTCACATGGCGGAATACCAGGCTGGTATCGTTATCAGCAATGCCATATTTCGTTTCCCGAAGAAAATCAGTTACCGGGTAGTCCCCTGGGTAACCTACAGTGATCCGGAACTGGCCAGGGTAGGCATCACAGAACAACAGGCAAAAGAGCAGGGCATGGAAGTAGATGTCCTGAGATTCCCTTTCAGCGGTATTGACCGAGCCCTGGCAGAGGTCGAGACTGTCGGTGAGATGAAGTTGATCTCCCGCAAGGGTAAAATACTTGGTGCAACAATACTTGGCCCACATGCAGGTGAGCTGATTCATGAAATTGTACTGGCCATGCAGGCTGGACTGAAGATAGGCGACATTTCAGCTACTATTCATGCCTACCCGACATTGGCACAGATTAGTCGTAGAACAGTGAATACCTATTACGGTAAAAAGCTGTTCAGTGACCGCACCCGAAAGGTGGTAGGCTGGATAAATAGACTGTTGCCATGA
- a CDS encoding molybdenum cofactor biosynthesis protein A, producing MLATLPLLEETDFPDIKREKLEILQVNLGYLCNQSCLHCHVDAGPNRKEQMNRQTVDDLIKFLQNTNIRTLDITGGAPEINEHFRYLVKAARRHGVHIIDRCNLTILNEPGQEDLAEFLASHRVEVVASMPCYLKDNVDAQRGKGVYRSSITGLHKLNELGYGKPDTGLTLNLMYNPQGPSLPPPQDTLEADYKRELQHREGVEFNSLFVLVNMPIKRFGSMLISKGQFHEYMQLLKDTYKASNLNGIMCRTLISVDWQGYVYDCDFNQMLELPLLIHGRTRTHINQISIDALMENPIVIRNHCYGCTAGQGCSCSGAL from the coding sequence ATGCTAGCAACTTTACCATTACTTGAAGAAACCGATTTTCCAGATATCAAACGGGAGAAGCTGGAAATTTTGCAAGTTAATCTTGGCTATCTTTGTAACCAGAGTTGTCTGCACTGCCATGTTGATGCCGGTCCGAATCGAAAGGAGCAGATGAATCGGCAAACGGTAGATGATCTGATCAAATTTCTGCAAAACACAAATATCCGGACACTGGATATTACCGGCGGCGCACCAGAGATAAATGAACACTTTCGTTATCTGGTGAAGGCTGCCAGAAGACATGGGGTGCATATAATTGATCGTTGTAACCTGACCATACTGAATGAACCTGGGCAGGAAGATCTCGCAGAATTTTTAGCCTCACATCGGGTTGAAGTTGTCGCTTCCATGCCCTGTTACCTTAAGGATAATGTTGATGCGCAACGTGGCAAGGGTGTTTACCGATCAAGTATCACCGGCCTGCACAAACTCAATGAGCTTGGATATGGAAAACCAGACACAGGGTTAACGCTGAATTTGATGTATAACCCACAGGGCCCGTCACTACCTCCTCCACAAGATACACTGGAAGCAGATTATAAACGTGAATTACAACATCGAGAAGGCGTGGAATTTAATAGTCTTTTTGTTTTAGTCAATATGCCCATCAAACGCTTCGGTAGCATGTTGATATCAAAGGGTCAGTTCCATGAGTATATGCAACTGCTTAAAGATACCTACAAGGCATCAAATCTGAACGGCATTATGTGTCGTACTCTGATCAGTGTGGACTGGCAGGGCTACGTTTATGATTGTGATTTTAATCAGATGCTGGAACTTCCGTTGCTCATTCATGGTCGAACAAGAACACATATAAACCAGATTAGTATTGATGCCCTGATGGAGAACCCCATCGTCATTAGGAATCATTGTTATGGTTGTACGGCTGGTCAGGGTTGTAGTTGTAGCGGGGCGTTGTAA
- a CDS encoding N-glycosyltransferase — protein sequence MKISIIIPTRNEAENIIRLLQSLQVFRKSGHELILVDGHSEDETASIAGPLVDKLIKTSASRALQMNTGADEATGDVLWFLHADSVVPEQADKLIINAVTMETYTWGRFDIRLSGRQRLLRLVESSMNLRSRLTGIATGDQGVFVSRGLFYKAGGFPQQHLMEDIALSKHLKKFQAPICLREKLETSSRRWEQRGIIRTILLMWRLRMAYSLGVPADKLAMHYD from the coding sequence ATGAAAATTTCTATCATTATACCCACGCGCAATGAAGCAGAGAATATAATCAGGCTGTTACAGTCATTGCAGGTGTTTCGTAAAAGCGGCCATGAGTTAATTTTAGTTGATGGTCATAGTGAAGATGAAACTGCCAGTATTGCCGGGCCATTGGTCGACAAGCTGATAAAAACATCAGCCAGCCGGGCCCTGCAAATGAATACCGGTGCCGACGAGGCGACAGGAGATGTTTTGTGGTTCCTGCATGCTGATAGTGTAGTTCCGGAACAGGCGGATAAGCTGATCATCAATGCGGTGACGATGGAGACTTATACCTGGGGCCGATTTGATATTCGCTTAAGCGGTCGACAGCGGCTCTTGCGTCTTGTGGAATCGAGTATGAATCTGCGGTCACGGTTAACCGGTATCGCCACCGGTGATCAGGGTGTTTTTGTTAGTCGTGGGCTGTTCTACAAGGCCGGTGGTTTCCCACAGCAGCACCTGATGGAAGATATTGCCCTGAGTAAGCATCTGAAAAAATTCCAGGCTCCAATTTGCTTACGTGAAAAGCTGGAGACTTCAAGTCGACGATGGGAGCAACGTGGCATTATTCGTACTATTTTACTGATGTGGCGACTTCGGATGGCATATTCTCTCGGAGTACCTGCGGACAAACTGGCAATGCACTATGATTGA
- the cofC gene encoding 2-phospho-L-lactate guanylyltransferase, whose protein sequence is MINKDFKYPSATILVFAKAPVEGKVKTRLASSIGDEAALRFHEQMLERTLEMVCKYKLASVELHVSGSPDHPLIQSLAKQYGIIVRLQQGSDLGERMHYALEQSLLGSRYCVLIGTDCPAMNVDYLANALTALVRGQDVVLGPAEDGGYVLIGARQLSRDWFSDIAWGSRQVLEQSRQKIMAKGVQLEELQTLWDVDKITDFQRWQLQTGTC, encoded by the coding sequence ATGATTAATAAGGATTTCAAATACCCGTCTGCAACAATTCTTGTCTTTGCTAAAGCCCCTGTGGAGGGAAAAGTGAAGACCCGACTGGCGAGCAGTATCGGTGATGAAGCGGCCCTACGTTTCCATGAACAGATGCTTGAGCGTACGCTGGAGATGGTGTGCAAATACAAGCTTGCCAGTGTGGAATTGCATGTTTCAGGAAGTCCTGATCACCCGCTGATTCAGTCATTGGCCAAACAATACGGTATCATTGTCAGACTACAGCAGGGGAGCGACCTGGGTGAGAGGATGCATTATGCTCTTGAACAATCTCTCCTTGGTAGCCGCTACTGCGTATTAATAGGAACGGATTGTCCGGCGATGAATGTTGACTATCTGGCCAACGCGCTTACTGCACTGGTGCGAGGGCAGGATGTAGTATTGGGGCCAGCAGAAGATGGCGGCTACGTGCTTATTGGAGCGCGACAGCTAAGCAGAGACTGGTTTAGTGATATCGCATGGGGTAGTCGTCAGGTACTCGAACAGAGTCGGCAGAAGATAATGGCCAAAGGTGTACAGCTTGAAGAATTACAAACTCTCTGGGATGTGGATAAGATAACAGATTTTCAGCGTTGGCAGCTACAAACTGGCACGTGCTAG
- the eryG gene encoding erythromycin 3''-O-methyltransferase: MSQLKEDVIRQTVRKAYAEVAEADTSGGCCGEANSCCGVSDDEQINAIISTRLGYTQDDRDTVPGGSDMGLGCGNPRAIASLKVGEAVLDLGSGGGFDAFLAAQEVGETGHVIGVDMTPSMISKARANVEKAKYSQVEFRLGEIEHLPVADSSIDVIISNCVINLSPDKSLVFKEMFRVLKNGGRLAISDVVASVELPESMRNDPYLHSACVGGAATIESLEKIIQQAGFINIIIQPKDESREFIRDWVPGSKAEDYVVSATIEGIKS, from the coding sequence TTGAGCCAGCTTAAAGAAGACGTAATACGCCAGACAGTGAGAAAAGCCTATGCAGAGGTAGCTGAAGCAGATACCAGCGGGGGCTGTTGCGGAGAAGCAAATTCCTGCTGTGGTGTTTCAGATGATGAACAGATCAACGCCATCATTTCAACCCGTCTGGGATATACGCAGGACGATCGGGATACTGTGCCTGGTGGTTCGGACATGGGACTGGGATGTGGTAACCCGCGTGCGATCGCCAGCCTGAAAGTTGGTGAGGCTGTTCTGGATCTGGGTAGTGGGGGGGGCTTTGATGCATTCCTGGCGGCACAGGAAGTGGGTGAAACCGGCCATGTTATCGGTGTTGATATGACCCCGTCTATGATAAGCAAGGCAAGAGCTAATGTAGAAAAGGCTAAATATTCACAGGTGGAGTTCCGTCTCGGTGAGATCGAGCATCTACCTGTTGCCGATAGCAGTATTGATGTCATTATCTCCAATTGTGTGATCAATTTGTCTCCTGATAAGTCACTGGTGTTTAAAGAAATGTTTCGCGTGCTGAAAAACGGTGGCAGGCTGGCGATCTCCGATGTGGTGGCGAGCGTGGAACTGCCTGAATCCATGCGCAATGACCCTTACCTGCACTCTGCCTGTGTAGGGGGCGCAGCAACAATTGAATCTCTTGAGAAAATCATACAACAGGCTGGTTTCATTAATATAATTATCCAGCCTAAGGATGAATCACGTGAATTTATCCGTGATTGGGTGCCTGGATCAAAAGCGGAAGATTATGTGGTGTCAGCGACTATAGAAGGAATTAAGAGCTAA
- the yohC gene encoding inner membrane protein YohC, with the protein MLHHVVGVFTHPKKEWETVRDEQCNLKDCYLKHVLLLAAIAPISLFIGASQVGWTIVGKTHLLTISSTLPMAIGFYLSSLIGVYIMGRAIHWMATTFDAEVSLEKSVLIATTIATPLFLSGIIVIIPVVWLIMLVGMVASGYTVYLMYTGIPIVLNIEPERGFILASGVLTVGLVTMVGVLVTTVILWGMGFGPQHA; encoded by the coding sequence ATGCTACATCATGTTGTTGGAGTGTTTACCCATCCTAAAAAAGAGTGGGAGACTGTTCGCGATGAACAATGTAACCTCAAAGACTGTTATCTCAAACATGTTTTGCTGCTTGCCGCGATTGCTCCAATAAGCCTCTTTATTGGTGCTTCGCAGGTAGGCTGGACCATTGTTGGTAAGACACATCTACTGACGATATCCAGTACCCTGCCAATGGCCATTGGGTTCTATTTGTCTTCTCTGATTGGTGTCTACATTATGGGTCGTGCGATTCACTGGATGGCTACCACTTTTGATGCTGAGGTAAGCCTGGAAAAATCCGTGTTGATTGCAACAACCATTGCAACGCCACTATTTCTTAGTGGCATCATCGTGATAATCCCTGTTGTGTGGTTGATTATGCTGGTTGGAATGGTTGCGTCAGGTTACACCGTTTACCTGATGTACACGGGTATTCCAATTGTTTTAAATATCGAACCGGAGCGTGGGTTTATTCTGGCGAGTGGTGTGTTAACGGTTGGTCTGGTGACTATGGTGGGTGTGCTCGTTACGACGGTTATATTATGGGGTATGGGGTTTGGGCCGCAACACGCATAG
- the zntR_1 gene encoding HTH-type transcriptional regulator ZntR, with protein MNNRFYRIGDVKEQLCISADTLRYYEKIKLLPPVARTDSGIRQYDDRDLSRLRFIQRAQKMNFSLAEIANLLKMREDPQHAKNEVRELTANKLSDIECHLEELTILRNELQLLLNLCRGSADGCPIIDRIDLKG; from the coding sequence ATGAACAACCGATTCTACCGCATTGGTGATGTTAAGGAGCAACTGTGTATCAGCGCTGACACTCTACGCTATTATGAAAAAATCAAACTCCTGCCCCCTGTCGCTAGAACAGACAGCGGTATTCGCCAATATGATGACCGTGATCTTTCACGCCTGCGCTTCATACAACGTGCTCAGAAAATGAATTTCAGTCTGGCAGAGATTGCTAATCTGCTGAAAATGCGTGAAGACCCTCAACACGCAAAAAATGAGGTTCGGGAACTAACCGCCAACAAGCTGAGCGACATTGAGTGTCACCTTGAAGAATTAACAATACTACGTAATGAACTGCAATTATTATTAAATCTCTGTAGAGGTTCTGCTGATGGCTGTCCTATCATAGACAGGATTGATTTAAAGGGCTAA
- the gltA_2 gene encoding glutamate synthase [NADPH] large chain: MTVKQVFILISIVSTLLILLISQYWPPMYWVFVIVLPLIFLGIYDIVQKKHTLLRLYPVIGHGRFILESVRTEIQQYFIETDINGTPISREFRSLVYQRAKGNNDTRPFGTPFDVYRSGYEWVNHSLNPKVVTNHHPRVIFGGPHCKQPYAASPLNISAMSFGALSKNAISALNKAAKQGTFFHNTGEGGISPYHLVGGADLVWQIGTGYFGCRNEYGLFDADKFTERATYDVVKMVEIKLSQGAKPGHGGILPAAKLTQEIADIRHVPMGQDVISPSVHSAFDSPIGLIEFVEKLRELSGMKPVGFKLCIGSPVEFLSIVKAMLETGITPDFITVDGGEGGTGAAPIELTNSVGMPLRDGLIFVNNALIGAGLREHIKIIASGKALSAFHMLRLMALGADTINSARAMMFALGCVQSRSCNTDRCPTGVATQNPARFKALDIEDKSKRVANYHAAMIRNLVELIAVAGIESLEQLEPRHINRRVSGTVVKTYNELYPCITCNCLLTESDIPSIWQSGWKQATATAW, from the coding sequence ATGACAGTAAAACAGGTGTTTATTCTTATCTCGATTGTCAGCACGCTACTAATTCTCCTCATCAGCCAGTACTGGCCACCAATGTACTGGGTTTTTGTTATTGTTTTGCCACTGATTTTTCTTGGCATCTATGACATTGTTCAGAAAAAGCACACACTACTCAGGTTATATCCGGTAATTGGACATGGCCGTTTTATACTTGAATCTGTGCGCACCGAGATACAGCAATATTTCATTGAAACAGATATCAATGGCACGCCCATCAGCAGAGAGTTTCGCTCGCTGGTCTATCAACGAGCCAAAGGCAACAATGATACCCGCCCATTCGGCACACCATTTGATGTCTATCGCAGTGGTTATGAATGGGTCAATCATTCACTCAATCCTAAAGTGGTAACTAACCATCATCCGCGAGTTATTTTTGGTGGCCCACATTGCAAACAGCCTTATGCTGCATCGCCACTCAACATCTCAGCAATGAGCTTTGGTGCGTTGAGTAAAAATGCGATATCAGCTCTTAACAAAGCGGCAAAACAGGGTACTTTTTTTCATAACACCGGTGAAGGTGGAATCAGCCCGTACCATCTGGTTGGAGGTGCTGATCTGGTCTGGCAGATAGGCACAGGTTACTTTGGTTGCCGTAATGAGTATGGGTTGTTTGATGCTGATAAATTTACTGAAAGGGCTACCTATGACGTTGTAAAAATGGTCGAAATCAAGCTTTCCCAGGGAGCCAAACCCGGGCATGGTGGGATTCTTCCAGCAGCAAAACTGACACAGGAAATTGCAGATATAAGACATGTTCCCATGGGGCAGGATGTTATTTCACCTTCTGTCCATAGCGCATTCGATAGCCCTATTGGCCTGATTGAATTTGTTGAGAAATTACGTGAATTATCTGGCATGAAGCCAGTCGGTTTCAAACTTTGTATCGGCAGTCCTGTAGAGTTTCTGTCTATTGTCAAGGCAATGTTGGAGACAGGCATTACGCCTGATTTCATTACCGTTGATGGTGGAGAAGGGGGGACGGGCGCTGCACCTATAGAATTGACGAATTCTGTCGGTATGCCTCTGCGTGATGGTTTAATTTTTGTGAATAATGCTCTGATAGGTGCTGGTTTGCGTGAACATATCAAGATCATTGCTTCCGGTAAAGCGTTATCTGCTTTCCACATGTTACGGTTGATGGCGCTCGGTGCAGATACCATTAATTCAGCTCGTGCAATGATGTTTGCACTGGGGTGTGTTCAGTCACGTAGTTGTAATACAGACCGTTGCCCCACTGGTGTAGCAACGCAAAATCCGGCACGCTTCAAGGCACTGGATATTGAGGATAAATCAAAGAGGGTAGCCAATTATCACGCTGCGATGATAAGAAATCTTGTCGAGCTCATTGCTGTAGCAGGTATTGAGTCACTCGAACAACTTGAACCCCGGCATATCAATCGCCGGGTGAGTGGTACTGTTGTCAAAACCTATAACGAGCTTTATCCATGTATTACCTGTAACTGTCTGCTGACCGAGTCAGATATTCCTTCAATTTGGCAGTCTGGCTGGAAACAGGCTACTGCAACAGCATGGTAG
- the tusE_3 gene encoding sulfurtransferase TusE, giving the protein MDLPIVLDKEGYLINPEDWNEEVAEELAISEGITMNAEYWPVLGFMREYFFENGVAPDVRHTVEYLVKKNGYDKKEAKTYLFKLFPYGYVKQACKLAGMKRPRAWSTG; this is encoded by the coding sequence ATGGATTTACCTATCGTCCTCGATAAAGAAGGATATCTGATCAACCCTGAAGACTGGAATGAAGAAGTCGCGGAAGAACTGGCCATCTCTGAGGGTATAACAATGAATGCAGAATATTGGCCGGTACTGGGTTTTATGAGGGAGTATTTCTTTGAGAATGGTGTGGCACCGGATGTCAGACATACCGTCGAATATCTTGTGAAAAAAAATGGCTATGACAAAAAAGAAGCTAAGACATATCTCTTCAAATTATTTCCCTATGGCTATGTCAAGCAGGCGTGCAAACTGGCTGGAATGAAACGGCCGCGGGCATGGAGCACGGGGTAG
- a CDS encoding putative sulfate transport protein CysZ, translated as MKGNLFTGAGYFTKGLALIWKPGIRPFTLWPILITLVVFIVLAYVGIGYFELLIERFLPSGDSWWASGLRYLLWPLLAISFLLIWYFTFTIIANLIGAPFNGFLAERVEAHLKGEAYTPFDSGSFVKEIIPALINELGKISYFILWAIPLLILFVIPVLNLAAPFFWAYFMAWILSLEYTDYPMDNHGIRFKQVRVSLRQRRLTSMGFGGMATLCSFVPFLNLLVMPAAVAGATVYWIKELESEN; from the coding sequence ATGAAAGGCAATCTTTTTACCGGTGCCGGTTATTTTACTAAAGGCCTGGCTCTAATCTGGAAACCGGGCATCCGCCCATTTACTCTGTGGCCCATACTTATCACTCTTGTGGTATTTATTGTGCTGGCCTATGTCGGCATCGGTTATTTTGAGCTGCTGATAGAACGATTCCTGCCATCTGGTGACAGCTGGTGGGCCAGCGGTCTGCGCTATTTGCTCTGGCCGTTGCTGGCAATTAGCTTTCTACTTATCTGGTATTTCACCTTTACGATTATTGCGAATCTAATTGGTGCACCGTTTAACGGTTTTCTGGCCGAACGCGTGGAAGCACATCTGAAAGGCGAAGCCTACACACCCTTTGATAGCGGTAGTTTTGTCAAAGAGATCATACCAGCATTAATAAACGAACTGGGTAAAATCAGTTACTTTATATTATGGGCAATTCCATTGCTGATCCTGTTTGTTATTCCTGTGTTAAATCTTGCAGCGCCTTTTTTCTGGGCCTATTTCATGGCATGGATACTGTCACTGGAATATACCGATTACCCGATGGATAATCATGGTATTCGCTTCAAACAAGTTCGCGTCAGCCTGCGCCAGCGACGCCTCACCAGCATGGGCTTCGGTGGTATGGCGACACTCTGTTCCTTTGTACCCTTTCTTAATCTGTTAGTCATGCCGGCAGCAGTAGCCGGAGCCACAGTTTACTGGATAAAAGAACTGGAAAGTGAAAACTGA
- the xylB gene encoding xylulose kinase, producing MDSFLGLDIGTSGVRATLISDNGQILASSSTTLPVSFSKQKMLSQQPEDWWQAVLDCLEQLSSKYDLAGLQAISIDGTSGTTLLTDVQNRPVSPVLMYNDVRPAELVKELCGIAPAVPAFNRTSALAKAVWLFQNYTPVGGYFIQQQADWVLSQFTGSPGISDWNNALKLGFDPETLTWPEWLTEIDMGKGQFPHVLPPGMPVADISPRVASQLGLPESTRLHAGTTDSIAAFLASGAGQPGEAVTSLGSTLVLKLCTHKSINSNTHGIYSHRLDQQRWLAGGASNSGGAVLKANFSIGELLSLSEQIKPDQDTGLKYYPLPSKGERFPFPDPDKMPIMQPVPDNRSEYLQAIFEGIARIEKQGYELLEELANEPVLSVRSCGGGATNPAWTRIRQRIVDRPFLQAKQTQAAYGSALLAAGRL from the coding sequence ATGGATAGCTTCCTGGGTCTGGATATCGGCACCTCCGGTGTCAGGGCAACCCTGATTAGCGATAATGGCCAGATCCTGGCTTCCTCTAGCACTACTCTACCTGTTAGTTTCAGTAAGCAGAAAATGCTAAGCCAACAGCCTGAGGACTGGTGGCAAGCCGTGCTTGACTGCCTGGAGCAACTATCCTCCAAATATGATCTGGCCGGTTTGCAGGCAATTTCAATAGATGGCACATCCGGCACTACTTTACTGACAGATGTCCAAAACAGGCCCGTCAGCCCAGTATTGATGTATAACGACGTGCGACCTGCCGAACTGGTCAAAGAATTATGCGGCATAGCCCCTGCTGTCCCTGCCTTCAACCGGACCAGCGCTCTTGCCAAGGCAGTCTGGCTGTTCCAGAACTATACTCCCGTAGGTGGATATTTCATCCAGCAACAGGCAGACTGGGTGCTGTCACAGTTTACAGGCAGTCCTGGTATCAGCGACTGGAATAATGCCCTGAAACTGGGCTTTGACCCTGAAACCCTGACCTGGCCTGAATGGCTGACAGAAATTGATATGGGTAAGGGACAGTTTCCACATGTTCTTCCTCCCGGTATGCCTGTAGCAGACATATCACCCCGTGTGGCCAGCCAACTTGGTCTTCCTGAATCCACGCGACTGCATGCGGGGACTACAGACAGCATCGCTGCCTTTCTCGCCAGCGGTGCAGGACAGCCGGGTGAGGCCGTCACCTCACTGGGCTCCACATTGGTACTTAAACTCTGTACACATAAGTCCATCAACTCAAATACCCATGGAATATACAGCCATCGCCTGGATCAACAACGTTGGCTGGCAGGCGGCGCATCGAATTCAGGTGGGGCCGTGTTGAAAGCGAATTTCTCTATTGGCGAACTGCTCAGCCTGTCAGAACAAATAAAACCAGATCAGGATACAGGGCTAAAATACTATCCCCTACCATCAAAAGGTGAACGATTTCCCTTCCCTGACCCTGACAAAATGCCCATCATGCAGCCTGTACCCGATAATAGATCAGAATACCTGCAGGCCATATTTGAAGGCATCGCACGGATTGAAAAACAGGGATACGAACTTCTTGAAGAACTGGCAAACGAACCCGTTTTATCCGTTCGATCCTGCGGCGGCGGTGCTACCAACCCGGCCTGGACCAGGATAAGGCAACGGATAGTTGATCGTCCCTTCCTGCAGGCAAAACAAACACAAGCCGCTTACGGCAGCGCACTTCTTGCTGCAGGCAGGTTATAA
- the queF gene encoding NADPH-dependent 7-cyano-7-deazaguanine reductase, with translation MSTKPGKELDVFDNPNSDRDYTISIRMPEFTCLCPKTGQPDFATLYLDYIPDKFCVELKALKLYIWSYRDEGTFHEAVTNTILDDLVTAASPRYLRLCARFYVRGGIYTTVTAQYSKPDWQGTIPSDPQFSD, from the coding sequence ATGTCTACAAAACCAGGTAAAGAACTCGACGTATTTGATAACCCCAATTCAGATCGTGATTATACCATCAGCATCCGCATGCCGGAGTTTACCTGTCTGTGCCCGAAGACCGGTCAGCCGGATTTTGCCACGCTATATCTGGACTACATCCCGGATAAATTCTGTGTCGAACTGAAAGCACTAAAACTTTACATCTGGTCATATCGTGATGAAGGCACCTTTCACGAAGCCGTCACCAATACTATCCTTGATGACCTGGTGACTGCGGCTTCCCCACGCTACCTGAGACTCTGTGCCCGCTTCTATGTGAGAGGTGGAATCTATACCACTGTCACCGCGCAATATTCTAAACCAGACTGGCAAGGAACCATACCCTCAGATCCACAATTCAGCGACTGA